The proteins below are encoded in one region of Spirochaeta lutea:
- a CDS encoding type II toxin-antitoxin system VapC family toxin, with the protein MNAARVFLDTAYIQALLNRNDGYHEKAMALLPELRKTKEIWTTEAVLTEVGNTFSRSGRETAVGYITSCYQADNITVVPVSAALFSQGLSWFSRHQDKEWGLTDCISMVVMNQQKLTVAFTADHHFEQAGFEIVLK; encoded by the coding sequence ATGAACGCGGCGCGGGTATTTCTGGATACGGCATACATCCAGGCCTTACTCAATAGGAACGACGGTTATCACGAAAAGGCCATGGCCTTGTTGCCGGAATTACGCAAGACGAAGGAAATTTGGACTACCGAGGCAGTACTTACAGAGGTAGGAAACACCTTTTCCCGGAGTGGTAGAGAAACCGCTGTTGGTTATATTACCAGTTGCTACCAAGCTGATAACATTACAGTCGTTCCGGTGAGCGCCGCATTATTTTCTCAAGGGCTATCGTGGTTTTCGCGGCATCAAGATAAGGAATGGGGATTGACCGACTGCATTTCAATGGTGGTGATGAACCAGCAAAAACTGACCGTTGCCTTTACCGCTGATCATCATTTCGAGCAAGCTGGTTTTGAGATTGTATTGAAGTAG